GATCCGGTGAAATATGGCATGATCCAATTAAAGGATGCAACTGGGAAGCACTCCTCTCCTCTGTTTTAATTATTTGGGCCAGACTTGCAATAAACCAGCTGCCAGCCCATTAATGTTGTGCTGTACGACCAGTCCAAATTAGGCTGGGCACTGGGCCCATTTCACTCTGAGCAATCAGCTCATTTAGACATCCTTTAGCCATAAAAAAACTACTGTGCCCATTGCCAAATGTTAATAGATCATCCATATTTAATttcatctctttttttttaattttctttttagaaAGTGCATTGCCCAAACCTGAGGCCCATTTCAGAAATGAACCGCCTTAGCTGGCTAGAAGAAACATGAGATTATCTAGAGAATATATCATCATTGTTCTCAATAATAATAAGATTTAATGTTTGAATTTCgttaaagtcgagataaatatctttcttatatgttagtcattattccaaaggttagtagttaTTCATGATTTAACTCTTTCGTATTAATCTTAGGACGAACTGACGAAAATATTGAAGACGAATATATTTACCTTTTATCATAATTGTTCCCAATATGACCACAAACTCGCCATGCGAATCGAGATACAGTTCTTAATAGATATATATCAATCCAACTCAGTCTGGACAACGGAGTTGGTACGTGCAGCAGCTACGCTACGGCTACGCTATGCTGCCCACTTCAGTCCCAGTCCAACCACTCTCACACAAATCGATCAACACACTCATTAATATAATTAACCCTCCTTAAATGAAGGACGTACAGACACCAACCATGTGCTCTGCTCACTGCTCTGCTCTGCTCTGCTCTGCTGCCCGAGCCGCGAGTGCCCCTCCCTCCCTTTGCCTCCATCTCTCTCGCGTAGCCCGACGCCAAATCCAAGCTAATTAAGCTGCGTACACGCGTCGGTGACAGCCAGAACTCTACGCACATTTACTCGCAGTAATTAAAAAGCTGAACTGCGATCGCCAGTCCTGTCTGTCTGCAGACGAGATGGGGAGCAGCTCCCGGTGCCCACCAGCTGCTCTCCTTGCGCCAGCCTGTGCTTTGACGACACTGCTCCCCTTTTCGCCCCCTATATAAACCACCGCTCGCCACCGCCTTCTCCTCACTACTCCACCGAGTGTCGACGAGTGTATCCGCACTATGGCCCTCAGGCTCGCAGTCTTTCTCTCCGCATCTCTTCTTATAATTGTCACCGCTAAAGTAAGTCGAAATCATAGCGTTAATTAAGCTAGCGAACGATTTTAAGGAGGAATCTCTGTCTGTTGCTGTGACAGGTCGCGTCGGATGGCGAGGAGCGGCATTTTGTGAATGATGCTTATGCGAAGCCCCCGGCGGCAGCTGTGGCGCCGCCGGTGGGGGTGCCTCCGGCGCCGGCGCCTCCTGCTCCCCGGTTAATCAAGGACGTCCGaggtatgtatgtatgtatgtatgtaaatGGAAGCGTGCAGGCGTGTGGGGTTAGTAGGTAGTGCGGGCGAACTGAGGAggtgtttgatgaaatgacaGAGTGCGGGCCGGCGTGCGACGAGCGGTGCGCGCTGCACTCGCGGAAGAACGTGTGCGGGAGGGCGTGCGTGACCTGCTGCAAAGAGTGCAAGTGCGTGCCGCCGGGGACGTACGGCCACACCGAGCTGTGCGGCGTGTGCTACACCGAATGGAAGACCCACGGCAACCGCACCAAGTGCCCTTGACCCGGACGCTAGCTAGCTGCTGGCTGCTGCTTTTGAGATGTTCTTGCTATATGTGGCGTCGAGTGCTTAGAAACTGTGTTTCCCATCCTCTTGTCTCTTGTGCTGGGCCTCTGGGAGCTCCATGGGGGGCCATGGATCTGTGGGTTAATGGATACGTCTGCCTGCATCAATTGCtgtcaaaaacaaacaaaaaaaaaaaaacactcgttgggttatcaataatttattgtagCTTCTGTGAGTCAGTGAGTGAGTCAGTGAGCGAGAGAGAAGCTCCTTGGTGTAATTTAAAAGGTGAAAGAAATAGATGGGGCATCAGGTTCAGCGGTGGATATGATAAAGAATCCAAAGCGCAAATCTATGAACAGTCGACACTATGAACTAATCAATTGATAGAGCATCTTTACGCCCCTTAAATCAGATTATTGAAATATATTGATAAATGTTGGAATTAAAAAGTATCAGATAGATCTCGACAATTTTCCTCAAACAAGCCCTCGAATTCTTCTAGCTGCTATATGTACATTGTGATACATTATAGCGCCTAGTTATAGTCCCAACAACAGCACTGAGCAAAAGTGTTgaaaagaagatttttttttttaaataaaaaactggGAAATTTAACAATACAAAGGtgatgtatttaaaattttaatataattatattaaatattgaTATGACGAATGAGATGGGTCTCAGGATCGGGCTCGAAGTCAAGAAGACCACTTAATGTATTAGTCAAAGTTAAGGAAGGATCAATATTTAGAATTAGTAAGGTCATTTGGGCTTGGTCGAGTGGTCTAGTCGATCGGATCTCGAATTTCTCAGAAAAGATGAAACCTCGAGCTGTATCAGTGAAATTCAAAATTGAGTCAGGTGTCTTCGTCGAGTGCTCTAGCTGTCCGATCAGACATGCTGGATACATGTCCCAATTTGACCGAACTCTATCCAAATGTAGAGGCCGAGCGCAAGCTAAATCCTTAAGAGTGACACTCATACTTTATCCGACCAGAGTACACCTACAAATAAGAACCGATCAGATTAAAAAGGGGTTCTGTCGATTTGCCACTAAAGCATATTATGGGTCATCAATTCAACGAGCAACcatttaatattttcttttgacGTTTTATGTGACAGTTATCAAAAGAATAAAGGAATATCCCTTTGCATTCTTTATGAGAGAAACTTCTCCTTTGCAAATCACAGGATGATAAGTTCAGTTTTGGAAAGAATGTCAGATGTTAGaagagttgatttttttttttacaatgctTCAAGATTCATGCAAAGAATAAAATTAGCACTATAAAAGGGTATCTATCTATAGGTACAGGTACGCCATGCGAATGCTATACAACGTAATCTAAGGAATTGAGATTCCACTGTTCATTGTATTTCCTCTCGACCAACTGTTTGACTTGAATGTTGAAGTGGTTGTGTCGGGACCTCTCCCTAATCCAATTGTTGACATTTTCTCAAATACTCTTTGTTTTTGACATGCAGGATTACTCGACGTGCCTTCGAGCTCCATCTCAGACTTAAGTCTTTTAACTATCAACACCTCTGCTCAATGCATAATTTTTTTCGATTTCAGACTTAATCAAATATTATAAATATGCATATATAAAAGTAATGCATCTGGTAATAGTTATTTGAATCTTTAGTGTAACTTTTAAGAATTCGAAAATATATTTTGatagttaattaagttttaactaaaatttaatcaaatgttaaaataaaatcaaaacgtGGTTAAGTTGGACTAGTCGTATTATGAAAAGTCAAATATTTTTGTCGGAATAGTTATAACTTATAAACATCTTTGTTTGACGTTAAGCAtgttaattagaatttaatttagaTGACCGTATCATGTTTGATATGGAATGTTTGAGATGTAACCACGTGATGTCTTGGAGAATATCAATTATAATTATTCGTGATCTCTCTTATAATTAAGAtccttgaatatatatatatatacaatattGGAGTGTAATTTAATTATAAGTTTTGGATGAAGGTCGCATCCAAAGCGTAATCCACCTCTTTAAGTTCAAGCGTAATCCCTAATTAATGGAGCTCACATCCCCCACCACCACCACCCACCAATGTGGAATTGCACCCAACATGTCCTCACATGGGCAACCAAATTAAAGGTGTCACCACCCCCAACAAAATATGGAGACAAACAATCAACTTTATCGATCAGGCCAGAACCCATAAGCAGGAAAACCCAATAGGGAcggtttattattattaaaaaattattttttttaataataatcttcaAATTGAAATTTATCATTTGCGTGCATGTAAAAATGATAATCCTCCCTGGTCCCTCCAAGTTCCGCTTAAATGAGTGTCAATTTGGATGGATCGAATCAATTCAGATTAGAGTGAAATAaagatattataaaaaaaaattcaactcgAATGATCTGAACCAGCTGAACACAACCAAAAAATTCTAATTCTGAATAATCCGATCAACCCAAATAATCTAACCAATctgattatttttaaaaaatatatattttttttaattttttacttttatcttaataatttattattatcataTTAAATGTACataaaacattttaatttttaaaataaaatttaatttaactttttaaaaatcttaaatcttaaattaaggTAAACCCGATCCTAACACAACTCGAAAACTTCCAATTTGAATCAAATTCGAATCCGAAAATCTCaattataatttaatatattttaagtcGACTGGGTCAAATTGATTGGTCAAATTCATTTTGATACTCCTAGTTTCAAACACATTAGAAGGAACTAGGAAGGAAAAGCATGGAGGACCATTCCGCCAGCCTCCTAGGCATGGGGATCTAGCACGGGAAAAATCTCTATAACTTCTCTACTCAACTCAGTCCACAACTTCTCACTCGAGTGTAACTCAGTTATATCTGTAGGGTAATATATGGATAGGTATTGTACCATGGTGATAATGTCAATCAATCAATGAAGAGAAATTAATCTTGAAAATTAAGatacctaaaaaaaaaaattttaaaatatagtaTTAGTCCCTAATAGGTTGCAAGcctaattaattttgataattaattaattaattagatcgAGTATTTGTTTGTATCCTCTGAAATATCACATCTTGTCGTTGTCTAGTGGATGAGAC
The sequence above is drawn from the Zingiber officinale cultivar Zhangliang unplaced genomic scaffold, Zo_v1.1 ctg249, whole genome shotgun sequence genome and encodes:
- the LOC122037266 gene encoding gibberellin-regulated protein 14-like translates to MALRLAVFLSASLLIIVTAKVASDGEERHFVNDAYAKPPAAAVAPPVGVPPAPAPPAPRLIKDVRECGPACDERCALHSRKNVCGRACVTCCKECKCVPPGTYGHTELCGVCYTEWKTHGNRTKCP